Below is a genomic region from Candidatus Methylomirabilota bacterium.
GGCCGGGTCGCTCGCCGAGACGTTGAACGACCACGCCCGCCTTGCGCGGACATCGACCTTCATGTGTGTCTCGCTGTACCTGGGGGGCGAGCTGAATGACGCCGTCAGCGCGGGGCAGCGCGCGCTCGAGCTCGGTAAGACGCTTTGTGACGTCGGTGTCCAGGGCGTCGCACACGAGTATCTGGGCTTCGCCACCCTGGCTCGGACGGACTACGGGCGCGCTGCTGCCCACCTCCGCGAGGCGGTGCGGTGCCTGGAAGGGCCACTGACCCGCGACCGGCTCGGGCAAGCGATGGTGCCATCAGTCGTCTCGCACGCCTTCCTCGGGTGGACGCTGGCTGAGACCGGGATGTTCCGTGAGAGTCTCGCGGTCGCTCGCGAAGGCGTGCGCCTTGCGGAATTGATTCAGCACCCAGCCACGTCGCTAATGGCCTCGTATGGACTGGGAGTGGCGCATCTTCGCAAGGGCGAGTTCGCGGCGGCAGTGCAGTGGCTCGAGAGGTCTCGAGACATCTGCCGGGAGAGCAACCTCCCGGTCTATGGTCACTACATTCTTCCCGCTCTCGCGAGCGCGTACGCGCGTTCCGGTCGTGTCAC
It encodes:
- a CDS encoding tetratricopeptide repeat protein — protein: AGSLAETLNDHARLARTSTFMCVSLYLGGELNDAVSAGQRALELGKTLCDVGVQGVAHEYLGFATLARTDYGRAAAHLREAVRCLEGPLTRDRLGQAMVPSVVSHAFLGWTLAETGMFRESLAVAREGVRLAELIQHPATSLMASYGLGVAHLRKGEFAAAVQWLERSRDICRESNLPVYGHYILPALASAYARSGRVTEAVPVAEEAVERNIALGFLAHHGLAVVALAEVLSLVRRMEDARNCAERAVTISLDRDEPGHQAYGLHLLGEIAASLDRPNIEFAERCYQESTAVAADAGMGPLIAHCHLGLGKLYRRTGKREQAQEHLTTATTMYRDMDMRFWLEQAEAIMGALP